Genomic window (Bacteroidota bacterium):
AGGCCGTCATGATGCTGCCCGCTGATCCAGATGCAGGCAAGAACACTTACGATCGCACATGTGCCTACTGTCACGCCATGACGGATAAGAAGGTCGGTCCGCCACTCAAGAAAGCCATGGACACTCCTCAAGCGGGTGCCAAGTCCGTTCGTTGTGGCTCAGCCGCGATGCCGTTTTACGCGAAGGACATCCTCAGCGATCAGCAGGTCGCCGATGTGATTGCGCATATTCAGCAGCAGCTTGGGCAGTAGCTTTGAGTTAAGAGCTAGGAATACAGAGTTAAAAGTAGTAACCTGTTTAGGATTACTCTTGACTCTTTATTCTCAATTCCTGATATCTAGACCAGAGTCGATCTCCGCAATGCGGCGCGCATGACGACCACCTTCGAAGGGTGTGTCCAGCCAGGTGCGGACGATCTCGAGCGCCATGTCGAGTGTCATCATGCGCTCGCCAATCGAGAGGCAGTTCGAATCGTTGTGCTGACGGCCGAGTCTGGCACTCTCGATGTTCCAACAGAGCGTACATCGTACCCCCGCGACACGGTTCGCGACGATTGCTTCGCCATTGCCCGAGCCACCCAGCACGATGCCGCGCTCGGCTTTGCCGCATGCAACTGCTTCCGCAGCGGGACGAATAAAGAGCGGATAATCGCATGACTCCTCAGAGTCTGTTCCAAAATCCTGAACTTCATGCCCGAGTCCCGTAAGGTACTTCTTAATCTCTTCTTTGTATTTGAAACCCGCGTGGTCGGAGGCAATGGCTATTTTCATCGGGTGATAAACGAGCGAAGCGCAATGAGTATTCCTGCACGCGATCGTCACCGAGCCTCGACGGGCGGCACAAGGCTGAGTGGGCTTGGCAGCACGCTTCCGGAGCCAACGGCAGCAAGGAACCGCTCCAGGTTATCCTCCTTTCGGAGACCAAACTTCTTGCGCAGGTTGAGTCGGTGAAACTCGATGGCTCGCGGTGTGATGCAGAATAGCCGCGCCACTTCATTCGTCTTCAATCCCAGTTTGAGCATCGAGCAAACGCGGACCTCCATCAAGGAGAGCATGGGAAACCGCTCCTCGAGGCGTGACTTGAAGTCGGGATTGGCCGAGGCGAACTCCCGTTCGACCGACACCCAATCCACTTGCGCGCATGGCAGCATCTTGAGTCGATTGCGTATTCGCTTGAGCGACGCATACGGGTCGTGTTCCTCGCGCATGATCGTGAGTACATCCTGACGAAGATTGGTCAGTGCTTCGACCTGGGTCGCGGCTTGCATTGCGATTGTTGTCACATGCTTCTCCAAATGTTCCGCGTGTGCCCGGAGCTTCTCAGTTTCCATCTGCTCGCGTGCAATGACGATTTCGCGCCGCATAATGTCCAGCCGCGTAGCAAGTTGGCTCTGCTTCGCCTTCTCGCCAAGGTCCGTGCTCTTCGAGAGGTATCGAAACGCCTGTTCCCATTCACCTAAGGATGCCGACGCTTTGTACATCACCTCGTAGAGCGAGGGGCATAGGTAGGCACAGGATGACTCGATGGTTTGCTCGAGCGCGTGAAGCACTGAGATCGCTTCAGAGGCCTTGCCTTCGGCGGCCAATAGTTCGGCTTGGACGATCTGACGCTCGTAGCCCACCGTTGGATTCTGGTCGTCGGAGCCGGCGAAGCTCAGTTCGTCGTGCGCCGTAGCAAGATCTCCAAGATGAAAATAGACTTTGGCTGCGCCGATGTGCGCTTGCTCGACGACGGCTGGGAGCCTGCTAGAGAACAGAAGCCTGAATTGCTCAAGCGCGGCGGCATACTCGCCCCGTTTCAAAAGGTTGTGGCCCAGGTCGTTGCGTATTAGGTGCATCTGGTCGGTGGCCGTTGTGCTTTCCAGTATCTCGAGGCCCTGGCGGAGCAACTTCTCCGTACTGTCCCAGTCCTCGACAGAATGGTGGACACTCGCGATCAACCGCAGGGCGCGGGCGTTCCAAAGGCGATCGTAGTTATACGAAAGAAGCTCCTGTGCGTAATCGAGCATCTTGCTCCACTCGCCCGCCGTGGCATGGGCAATCGCCAGATCGTGTGCAATCCACGCCCGGAGTCTCATGTCGCTCGTGTTTGCAGCGAATTGCCTGCATCGCTCGAGATCGGCCATGACCGATTCGGTCGGTTCTCCGAGGCATCGGCGATAGGTTGCACGCTGGCCGTAGAGCTTCGCTAATAGCTCGGAATCTTCCAGGGACTCGGCAACCGGAACTGCCTGGTTGACGAGATCGAGTGCCGGACGGTGCTCGCCACGGGTTCCGATGATGTCCACTTGCTTGATAATGAAACCGGCGAACATGCGGTGATCGCCGGCCTCGCGGGCCAAGCGCACACCTTCGCGGGTGATTTCGAGTGCGCGAGCCCGGTCCGTCCATTGGATGGCGGCGAATTCTTCGAGTAGTTGCTGAAGTCGAACAGAATCTGACTCCATGACGGGTCGGAGTGTGGCGATGGAAGAACAGAACGAACGTCAGGCATTGTAATGAAAAGGAACTAGGAATCCGTTCCTCATTTCCGATACACAACAATAGGGAAGAGCCCACTCCGGTTCTCTTTCATTATGAGAACGACCGGAGCAGGCTCCCCCTAAACTCTCTCTCTCAGTTGTTGCTTTTCTAAGCTTATGGACAGGCGGCGAGCTGCGTCGAGGCAAGCGTGCCATCGGTGTTCACCGTCACGCGCCAGCAGTTGTTGTTCGCATCCTTAAGGATGATGCCGTGCGTGTTACTCGTCACGTACACATCGCCTTCGGTATTCACTGTGGCGATGTTTTGATCGCCCAACTGGATCGTGTTGCTCGCGGTTACGGAGGCATTCGCGCCGATCGCGGTCGCATTCACTAATGTACCAGTGGCTTCATCGGCGTTATACCCGATTGCCGTGTTGTAATGACCAGTCGTGTTCGTATTCAGAGTTGTGGATCCCAACGCGGTGTTCCCGTATCCGGAGGTATTCGCGCCGAGGGCGTCGAAGCCCGTTGCTGTATTATTGTACCCCGTTGTGTTTGCCCGCATGGTGATCGATCCAGCCGCCGTATTATAGGCGCCCGAGGTGTTGACCGCCAATGCGAGGTACCCAAAGGCGCTATTCTCATCCGCGGTCGTGCTGGCGATGAGGGTCCCTGAACCAAATGCCGTGTTCCCAACACCGGTCGTGTTTGCAAACATCGCAGCATATCCCATCGCGGTGTTATCGTTCGCGGTGTTGTGGAACAATGCCTGATGGCCCACAGCCGAGTTGTTGCCTGCCGTTGTGTTTGAGGCCAACGCCTGGAAACCGAATGCGGAGTTGTAATTGCCGGTCGTATTAGCCGTCAAGGTTGCCGATCCAAAAGCGCAGTTTACGCTTCCCGTTGTATTCGCGAGCATCGCCAAATACCCGACCGACGTATTGTCTTGACCGGTTGTGTTCAACGACATGGCTTCGTGTCCGACTGCCGTATTGTTCACGCCTGACGTGTTCGCATAGAGTGCTTGATGGCCCAGACCCGAATTGTTCTGACCAGTCGTGTTCGAGAACAGGGCCTCGAAGCCTAGTGCGGAGTTGTAGCTCCCGATCGTATTATGGGCCAGGGCTTCGTGGCCATACGCCGAGTTGTTTGAACCGGTGGTATTCAAAAAGAGCGCCTCGTAACCGAAGGCAGAGTTGTAGCTTCCGATCGTATTCGCAGTCATGGCCATGTGACCTACCGCGGTGTTGTTCTGGCCGGTCGTGTTCGCATAGAGTGCTTGATGGCCCAGACCCGAATTGTTCTGACCAGTCGTGTTCGAGAACAGCGACTCGAAGCCAAGTGCGGAGTTGTAGCTCCCGATTGTATTATGGGCCAGGGCTTCGTGGCCATACGCCGAGTTATTCACACCGGTTGTGTTCGAATAGAGCGCTTCATACCCAAAACCAGAGTTGAAGCTGCCTGTCGTGTTCGAATACAACGCCATGTGGCCTACCGCCGAGTTATTCTGGC
Coding sequences:
- the rpiB gene encoding ribose 5-phosphate isomerase B codes for the protein MKIAIASDHAGFKYKEEIKKYLTGLGHEVQDFGTDSEESCDYPLFIRPAAEAVACGKAERGIVLGGSGNGEAIVANRVAGVRCTLCWNIESARLGRQHNDSNCLSIGERMMTLDMALEIVRTWLDTPFEGGRHARRIAEIDSGLDIRN